CGAGTTGTTTCTCGGAGGTGTGTTTTCCGATGAGCTGTTGATGGGGGAAGCTGCATTCATGTATGAGGAGGTCACAGTTTTTGGCGAGGTCTATGAGATGCTTGTCTGGTACGGTGTCACCCGAGTAGACTATGTTTTTTCCGCGGTGTGTGATTTTGTAGGCCAAGCCGTTTAGATGCTCGACCTCTGCAGCGGTTATCTTGCATTCACCCACCTGTCTCATGTCTCCGTGACGCATCTCATCTATCTGGAGAAAACGTCTGACTTGCATAGGTTTGTTGAGGTAGCTAAAAGCATCGATGGATATGACTTGTTCTACGAGTTTATGCAGACCCGATGGGCCGATGAGGTGCAGGTTTTTGGGCTGTGAAGAAGGTTTCCCCTCTTCGTCATAGCACCACATCATTATCAGTGGCAAGAGGTCTGAGATATGGTCGAGGTGAAAATGGCTGATCAACACAGCCGTCAGTGACAACGGGTTTACTGCGAGTCTGATGAGTTTGTAGATTGTGCCGGGGCCCGGGTCTATCAAAAGCCTGGTCTCCTCTGCCTCGATAAAGACGCCGCTGCCGAATCTTTTCTCCGAGGGAGCTATGCTGCCTGCTCCGAGTATGGTTATCCGAGTCATGTTTTACGGGCTATGTGTATGATGTGTGGGATTTCTGGGCCGAGGAGCTTTAGGGCGAGCCTGACAGCCTCGGGTGAGCCGGGAAGCGCGATAATTAGTCGGCCGTTCACTATACCCGCGGTGGTGCGGGATAGGGCCGCGGCTGAGCCTATCTCCCTGTAGCTCTCTACGCGGAAGAGCTCTCCCCAGCCCTCAACCTCCTTGTCAAACAGGGGCCTTAACGCCTCAATCGTGACATCCCGCGGAGAAAGACCCGTGCCTCCGGTGATTACGACGACGTCAAACCCCTTTTCCAAAGCAGTCAACACCGTCGACCTTATCATCAATATATCGTCATTCACCACCCCAAGATACTCAA
The sequence above is drawn from the Candidatus Caldarchaeum subterraneum genome and encodes:
- a CDS encoding conserved hypothetical protein (metallo-beta-lactamase superfamily) → MTRITILGAGSIAPSEKRFGSGVFIEAEETRLLIDPGPGTIYKLIRLAVNPLSLTAVLISHFHLDHISDLLPLIMMWCYDEEGKPSSQPKNLHLIGPSGLHKLVEQVISIDAFSYLNKPMQVRRFLQIDEMRHGDMRQVGECKITAAEVEHLNGLAYKITHRGKNIVYSGDTVPDKHLIDLAKNCDLLIHECSFPHQQLIGKHTSEKQLAEIAAKTNPRKIAVTHLYPTWSGREHEITEALKQAGIPPENITVAEDLTTVDV
- a CDS encoding molybdenum cofactor biosynthesis protein B, which gives rise to MKPHEQHRAESPHNLRIAVLTASSSRYYKKIRNEAYVDESGENAVQKLRDLGHNVEYLGVVNDDILMIRSTVLTALEKGFDVVVITGGTGLSPRDVTIEALRPLFDKEVEGWGELFRVESYREIGSAAALSRTTAGIVNGRLIIALPGSPEAVRLALKLLGPEIPHIIHIARKT